In a single window of the Nicotiana tomentosiformis chromosome 8, ASM39032v3, whole genome shotgun sequence genome:
- the LOC104091099 gene encoding uncharacterized protein: protein MRFKKGDKVEVMNRAEVPISWRAAEIVSGNGLTCSVRYGSGSPVQSENIKERVSRKMIRPCPPVVQCVETWAPGDIVEVYNDCSWKVAIVLSILPCDRYLVRLLGCSLELSIHKSGMRDRQNWKDGKWIFIRKGCDKAGTQRSNKISAQDYSQKTKSQPLQLDAHTKGLGETDGLATEGKNRGQESCLISSRSLKRMSPYCTSGVDSLYENAQKLQAIETDNRRQRAALVTLQEKVDAVAYPRGTLGEKYVHTSINIRSNGFNELEREDLGGVIGFFPRRSLEPSDSDSDACSVDSCSVTSERPNELLGHLPRVSRRVSGGLCSDAESVCGSGPSGYKEKSHNNPPEEELATSVHRLELHAYHCTLVALYAYGPLTWEKEALLTDLRITLHISNDEHLMELKNLISSKGSYYIK from the exons ATGAGGTTCAAAAAGGGTGATAAGGTGGAAGTAATGAACAGAGCTGAGGTGCCAATCTCATGGCGTGCTGCCGAGATAGTGTCTGGTAATGGCCTCACTTGCAGTGTTAGATATGGTTCTGGTTCACCAGTGCAAAGTGAAAATATCAAAGAAAGGGTATCAAGGAAGATGATAAGGCCCTGCCCCCCTGTAGTGCAGTGTGTGGAAACTTGGGCACCTGGAGACATTGTGGAGGTATATAATGACTGCTCTTGGAAAGTTGCGATCGTGCTCAGTATTTTACCATGTGATCGTTATTTGGTGAGACTACTTGGTTGCTCTCTGGAACTTAGCATTCATAAATCAGGCATGAGAGATCGGCAAAATTGGAAAGATGGCAAATGGATTTTTATAAGAAAG GGTTGTGATAAAGCTGGGACCCAGAGATCTAACAAAATTTCAGCTCAAGATTATAGTCAGAAGACTAAGTCGCAGCCGCTGCAACTTGATGCACATACTAAAGGTCTTGGAGAAACTGATGGTTTAGCCACTGAAGGAAAAAATAGAGGACAAGAGTCTTGTTTAATCTCATCAAGATCCCTAAAGAGAATGTCTCCTTATTGCACATCTGGTGTTGATTCACTTTATGAGAATGCTCAGAAACTTCAAGCAATCGAGACAGATAATCGCAGGCAACGAGCAGCTCTGGTGACCTTACAGGAAAAGGTAGATGCTGTTGCTTACCCAAGAGGAACTCTGGGTGAAAAATACGTGCATACTTCCATTAACATTAGATCAAATGGATTTAATGAATTGGAGAGAGAAGATTTAGGTGGTGTCATTGGCTTTTTCCCTAGGAGAAGTTTGGAACCTAGCGATTCCGATAGCGATGCCTGCTCTGTTGATAGTTGTAGTGTCACTAGTGAGAGACCAAACGAATTATTAGGTCATCTTCCACGAGTTTCACGTCGAGTTTCAGGTGGCCTTTGTAGTGATGCGGAGTCAGTTTGTGGTTCAGGTCCTTCAGGATATAAGGAGAAAAGTCACAATAATCCTCCAGAAGAGGAATTGGCAACAAGTGTTCATAGATTAGAGTTGCATGCTTATCACTGCACCCTGGTGGCATTATATGCTTATGGACCATTAACTTGGGAAAAAGAAGCATTATTAACTGATCTTCGTATAACACTGCATATTTCAAATGATGAACATTTGATGGAGCTAAAGAACCTAATTTCTTCTAAAGGTTCATATTATATCAAATAG
- the LOC104091100 gene encoding GTP-binding nuclear protein Ran-A1: MALPNQQTVDYPSFKLVIVGDGGTGKTTFVKRHLTGEFEKKYEPTIGVEVHPLDFFTNCGKIRFYCWDTAGQEKFGGLRDGYYIHGQCAIIMFDVTARLTYKNVPTWHRDLCRVCENIPIVLCGNKVDVKNRQVKAKQVTFHRKKNLQYYEISAKSNYNFEKPFLYLARKLAGDPNLHFVESPALAPPEVQIDLAAQQQHEAELAAAASQPLPDDDDETFD; the protein is encoded by the exons ATG GCTCTTCCAAATCAGCAAACCGTGGATTATCCCAGTTTTAAACTTGTTATTGTTGGAGATGGTGGAACTG GAAAAACTACATTTGTGAAGAGGCATCTTACTGGTGAATTCGAAAAGAAATATGAAC CCACCAttggagtggaggtgcacccaTTGGATTTCTTCACAAACTGTGGGAAGATTAGGTTTTACTGCTGGGATACAGCTGGTCAGGAGAAATTTGGTGGCCTTAGGGATGGATACTA CATTCACGGTCAATGTGCTATCATCATGTTTGATGTGACAGCCCGATTGACATACAAGAATGTCCCCACATGGCATAGGGATCTTTGCCG TGTCTGTGAAAATATTCCGATTGTTCTTTGCGGGAACAAGGTTGATGTGAAGAACCGTCAAGTTAAGGCTAAGCAGGTTACTTTCCACCGGAAGAAGAATCTGCAATACTATGAGATATCGGCAAAGAGTAACTACAACTTTGAGAAGCCTTTCCTTTACCTTGCCAGGAAACTTGCTGG GGATCCTAACTTGCACTTTGTGGAGTCTCCTGCCCTTGCTCCTCCTGAAGTACAAATCGACTTGGCCGCACAGCAACA GCATGAGGCTGAGCTTGCAGCTGCTGCCAGTCAACCCCTCCCAGATGACGATGATGAGACCTTTGATTAA